The following proteins come from a genomic window of Brevibacillus antibioticus:
- a CDS encoding hemolysin family protein, producing the protein MDTVPIVLNLLLVIFLVFLNGFFVAAEFSLVKVRQTRLTQMVNEGNRRAVYAQKVTHKLDAYLSACQVGITLASLGLGWVGEPAIAHMIVEPLLGSSGLPTYAISAISFGVAFAIITFLHIVLGELAPKSLAIQKAEMTSLWVAAPLMFFYKLLYPAIWFLNGTANALMRRLGLEAISEHEAAHTEEEIRLLVNQSHQSGHIDQTELALVEQVFDFSETVARETMIPRIDMVCLYTTNTFEENLEIIRSQRHTRFPVAAEDKDNIIGFVHATDFYLSALQDGSVELDSVVRPVLTVPETMEISTVLRLMQKNRSQLAIVIDEYGGTAGLVTMEDILEEIVGDIQDEFDEERPEIEKQDDGLSVSGMLVLADLNDHIPFELESEDVDTIGGWLYSQLEEDIAVGATVEWENHLFTVKQMDHHRVTRVLITRLEKGESEQQELLTVS; encoded by the coding sequence TTGGACACCGTCCCGATAGTGCTCAACCTACTGCTTGTTATATTTCTTGTTTTTCTCAACGGCTTTTTCGTAGCCGCAGAGTTCTCGCTCGTGAAGGTGCGACAAACGCGCCTGACACAGATGGTGAATGAAGGTAACAGACGTGCAGTCTATGCCCAAAAAGTAACGCATAAGCTAGACGCTTACCTATCTGCCTGCCAGGTCGGGATTACTCTCGCCTCGCTGGGACTGGGTTGGGTCGGGGAACCGGCCATTGCCCATATGATTGTGGAGCCTTTGCTTGGATCTTCAGGATTGCCTACTTATGCGATCTCCGCGATTTCTTTTGGTGTAGCCTTTGCGATTATTACGTTCCTCCACATTGTCTTGGGTGAGTTGGCTCCGAAATCTTTGGCCATTCAAAAAGCAGAAATGACCTCGTTGTGGGTTGCCGCGCCATTGATGTTTTTCTATAAATTGCTTTACCCGGCTATCTGGTTCTTGAACGGAACCGCCAACGCTCTCATGAGACGACTCGGACTCGAAGCCATCTCGGAACATGAAGCGGCACATACCGAAGAAGAAATTCGCCTGCTGGTCAACCAAAGTCACCAAAGTGGCCATATCGACCAAACCGAATTGGCTCTTGTGGAACAAGTTTTTGATTTCTCCGAAACCGTTGCTCGGGAAACGATGATCCCGCGCATTGATATGGTTTGCTTATATACGACAAATACCTTTGAAGAAAACCTGGAGATTATCCGCTCGCAGCGCCACACGCGTTTTCCGGTTGCAGCTGAGGATAAGGACAACATCATTGGTTTTGTCCATGCGACAGACTTCTACCTTTCTGCCTTGCAAGACGGAAGCGTAGAGCTGGATTCAGTGGTCCGCCCTGTCCTGACTGTACCGGAAACCATGGAAATCAGCACAGTATTGCGCCTGATGCAGAAAAACCGTTCGCAGCTCGCGATTGTCATCGACGAATACGGCGGAACAGCCGGTCTCGTGACGATGGAGGATATTCTGGAAGAAATCGTTGGGGATATCCAAGACGAGTTTGACGAGGAAAGACCAGAGATCGAGAAGCAAGACGATGGCCTCTCCGTATCCGGTATGCTCGTGTTGGCTGACCTGAATGACCATATTCCGTTCGAACTCGAATCCGAAGATGTAGACACGATCGGTGGTTGGTTGTACAGCCAGCTGGAAGAAGACATCGCTGTTGGTGCGACAGTCGAATGGGAGAACCACCTGTTCACCGTTAAGCAGATGGACCATCACCGTGTCACACGCGTTCTGATTACGCGTTTGGAAAAAGGTGAATCAGAGCAACAAGAACTGTTGACCGTCTCCTAA
- a CDS encoding cation diffusion facilitator family transporter gives MGSFWATLKKGNMSSATAALGNTGLAIAKGFAAVYSGSGAMFASAMHSVADAVNQFFVFFGSVLAEKKPTSRFPTGFGRVINIFCMVAVIVVTVMAYETIIKGFHLISKPTESSHFWLNFIILSLAVIVDGYVLVKVMFEIVDEARVEAKGFAVIPAAFRNVGRAAPPTRLVFYEDIVATLGALLALIAVIVTTFTSFALLDGIATMLIGILMVGVAFKVGYDNMVGLIGIAAPKEIEDRVAKVIFADPDVTDINQMRIVQEGRFYHVESYVELRPGLSLAVADDIKYRIRDSLLTDPDISDVTMGILEDNGVDNWKQLTGQGTT, from the coding sequence ATGGGCTCTTTCTGGGCAACGCTAAAAAAGGGAAACATGTCCTCGGCGACAGCGGCCTTGGGGAACACAGGGCTTGCCATCGCAAAAGGCTTTGCGGCTGTCTATAGTGGGAGTGGAGCCATGTTTGCGTCGGCGATGCATTCGGTAGCCGATGCGGTCAACCAGTTCTTCGTTTTCTTTGGCAGCGTACTCGCAGAGAAAAAACCGACATCGAGGTTCCCTACAGGCTTTGGTCGAGTCATTAACATTTTCTGTATGGTCGCAGTGATCGTCGTAACTGTCATGGCCTACGAAACCATTATCAAAGGCTTCCATCTCATTTCCAAGCCAACAGAATCCAGCCATTTTTGGTTGAATTTCATTATTTTGTCTCTGGCGGTCATTGTGGATGGATACGTGCTCGTAAAAGTAATGTTCGAAATCGTTGATGAAGCTCGGGTGGAAGCGAAAGGCTTCGCTGTCATCCCTGCAGCTTTTCGGAATGTAGGACGTGCGGCTCCCCCGACAAGACTTGTCTTTTACGAAGACATCGTAGCTACGCTTGGTGCGTTATTGGCACTGATTGCCGTAATCGTCACTACGTTTACTTCCTTTGCTTTGTTGGACGGGATTGCTACCATGCTGATCGGGATTCTCATGGTGGGTGTGGCATTCAAGGTAGGGTACGACAACATGGTCGGTTTAATTGGTATTGCAGCTCCTAAAGAAATCGAGGATCGGGTAGCCAAAGTCATTTTTGCTGATCCGGATGTGACGGACATCAACCAGATGCGGATTGTGCAGGAAGGGCGTTTTTACCATGTGGAGAGCTATGTAGAACTGCGGCCGGGACTGAGCCTTGCTGTGGCGGATGATATTAAATACCGCATTCGCGACAGCTTGCTCACTGATCCAGATATTAGCGATGTGACGATGGGGATTTTGGAGGACAACGGCGTGGACAACTGGAAGCAACTCACGGGCCAGGGAACCACGTAG
- a CDS encoding DMT family transporter gives MTWLSLIFAGLFEVVGVMGITQVNQKPSFRSFAVLIGGFSLSFFLLSFAMKEIPMGTAYAVWTGIGTVGSALVGMLFYGEAKDKLRILCIAMVIIAVAGLKLVA, from the coding sequence ATGACATGGTTATCCTTAATTTTTGCAGGGTTGTTTGAGGTCGTAGGCGTGATGGGGATTACACAGGTCAACCAGAAGCCCTCGTTCCGTTCCTTTGCGGTACTGATCGGTGGCTTTTCTCTCAGCTTCTTCCTCTTGTCCTTCGCCATGAAAGAAATCCCTATGGGGACAGCCTATGCGGTTTGGACAGGGATTGGTACGGTAGGAAGCGCTCTGGTCGGGATGTTGTTCTATGGGGAAGCAAAAGACAAGCTGCGAATCTTGTGCATCGCCATGGTGATTATAGCCGTAGCAGGATTGAAATTAGTAGCTTAA
- a CDS encoding DMT family transporter encodes MGKYWLMVVVAAVFEVMWVAGLKHADSFWSWALTILAIIISFGVLVYSGKKLPTSTVYAVFVGLGTAGTVISEMVLFGEPFSWAKVGLIALLLGGILGLKLVTPDHEEKPKREGEVA; translated from the coding sequence ATGGGGAAATATTGGTTGATGGTTGTCGTAGCAGCAGTATTTGAAGTCATGTGGGTAGCGGGCTTGAAGCACGCCGACAGCTTTTGGTCATGGGCGTTGACCATCCTAGCGATTATTATCAGCTTTGGTGTTTTGGTCTATTCAGGGAAAAAGCTGCCGACGAGTACGGTTTATGCGGTCTTCGTCGGTTTGGGTACGGCTGGTACCGTTATTAGCGAAATGGTCCTGTTTGGGGAACCGTTCAGCTGGGCGAAAGTAGGCTTGATCGCACTTCTTCTGGGCGGAATCCTTGGGTTGAAGCTGGTCACACCGGATCATGAAGAGAAGCCGAAGAGGGAGGGGGAAGTGGCATGA
- a CDS encoding short-chain fatty acid transporter, which translates to MFQALTNASVRMVQRYLPDAFLFAVILTFLVFVAGIIVNGKTPLEMVNYWGGGFWSLLSFTMQMVLILITGHTLASTNICKRGLNALGSLAKTPGQAIVLVTLVSCVANWINWGFGLVISALLARVLANQVEKVDYRLLVASAYGGFVVWHGGLAGSVPLTIATEKHSLENIIGVIPTSETMFSAMNLTIVAAIMIILPIVNRFMMPTEKDTIVFKGEGKSQQEMAAATDYEVDNTPASKMENSRLISVLVSALGIIYLIYYFADKGFKLNLDVVIMGFLFLGILLHGTPRKFLDAMHEAVKTTTGIVVQFPFYAGIIGMMTASGLAASISQWFISISTPTTFPLFTFLSAGLLNVFIPSGGGQWAVQGPIMLPVATELGVPHAKVAMAIAWGDAWTNLIQPFWALPVLALAGLGARDIMGYCLMMLIVTGAIISLGFLLF; encoded by the coding sequence GTGTTTCAAGCCTTAACGAACGCTTCAGTCCGCATGGTGCAACGCTATTTGCCAGACGCCTTTTTATTTGCAGTCATTTTGACCTTTCTCGTGTTTGTTGCCGGGATCATCGTCAATGGCAAAACGCCGCTGGAAATGGTCAACTATTGGGGAGGCGGCTTCTGGAGTTTACTCAGCTTTACGATGCAAATGGTCTTGATCTTGATTACGGGTCATACGCTAGCCAGTACGAATATTTGTAAGCGTGGCTTGAATGCCTTGGGATCACTGGCAAAGACGCCAGGTCAAGCGATTGTACTCGTCACATTGGTTTCCTGTGTGGCGAACTGGATCAATTGGGGATTTGGGCTTGTGATCAGTGCGCTATTGGCACGCGTTCTTGCCAATCAAGTGGAAAAGGTAGACTACCGATTGCTAGTTGCCAGTGCATATGGTGGATTTGTCGTCTGGCACGGAGGACTTGCTGGCTCTGTTCCATTGACGATCGCTACTGAAAAGCATAGCCTAGAAAACATCATCGGTGTCATTCCTACCTCGGAAACGATGTTTTCAGCCATGAATCTGACCATTGTGGCCGCGATCATGATTATCCTCCCGATTGTGAACAGATTCATGATGCCTACCGAAAAAGATACGATTGTATTCAAGGGAGAAGGGAAATCGCAACAAGAAATGGCTGCTGCTACTGATTATGAAGTCGACAATACTCCTGCTTCCAAAATGGAAAACAGCCGTTTGATCTCGGTTCTTGTTTCCGCACTCGGAATTATTTATTTGATTTACTATTTTGCTGATAAAGGCTTTAAGTTGAATTTGGATGTCGTCATCATGGGCTTCTTGTTTCTGGGTATACTCCTTCATGGGACACCGCGCAAGTTTTTGGATGCCATGCATGAAGCGGTGAAAACCACGACAGGGATCGTTGTACAGTTCCCGTTTTATGCAGGTATTATCGGGATGATGACAGCTTCAGGACTGGCAGCGAGTATCTCTCAATGGTTTATCAGTATCTCGACGCCTACTACCTTCCCGCTGTTCACGTTTTTGAGTGCAGGCTTATTGAACGTATTTATTCCTTCTGGTGGAGGGCAATGGGCAGTACAGGGACCAATCATGCTGCCTGTCGCCACTGAGCTGGGCGTTCCCCATGCAAAAGTAGCGATGGCCATTGCTTGGGGGGATGCGTGGACGAACTTGATTCAGCCATTCTGGGCATTACCTGTACTGGCTCTTGCTGGATTGGGTGCGCGGGATATTATGGGCTACTGCTTGATGATGTTGATCGTGACAGGCGCCATTATCAGCTTAGGCTTCTTGCTTTTTTAG